The proteins below are encoded in one region of Lactuca sativa cultivar Salinas chromosome 3, Lsat_Salinas_v11, whole genome shotgun sequence:
- the LOC111920827 gene encoding DExH-box ATP-dependent RNA helicase DExH12: MAHLGGGAEAHARFKQYEYRANSSLVLTTDSRPRDTHEPTGEPESLYGKIDPKSFGDRAYRGRPAELDEKITKSKKKKEREPSSLASAEAGNNRQSKRRRLQEESVLTSTEEGVYQPKTKETRAAYEAMLSVIQTQLGGQPLNIVSGAADEILAVLKNDTLKNPDKKKDIEKLLNPIPSQVFDQLVSIGRLITDFQDAGSDAAGSNAANGEDALDDDVGVAVEFEENEEDDEESDLDIVQEDDDEEEDDVLDRDGNNAMQMGGGMDDDDSQEANEGMTLNVQDIDAYWLQRKISQAYEQQIDPQQSQKLAEEVLKILEEGDDREVETKLLVHLQFDKFSLIKYLLRNRLKIVWCTRLARAEDQDQRKQIEEQMMGLGPDLAAILEQLHATRATAKERQKNLEKSIREEARRLKDESGGGNGDRGRRDVADRDAENGWLNGQRQLLDLESIAFQQGGLLMANKKCELPLGSYRNHSKGYEEVHVPALKPKPLAPDEKLVKISTMPSWAQPAFEGMNQLNRVQSKVYETALFKADNLLLCAPTGAGKTNVAMLTILQQIGLHMNEDGTFNHNDYKIVYVAPMKALVAEVVGNLSNRLKHYGVTVMELSGDQSLTRQQIEETQIIVTTPEKWDIITRKSGDRTYTQLVKLLIIDEIHLLHDNRGPVLESIVARTVRQIETTKEHIRLVGLSATLPNYDDVALFMRVDLEKGLFHFDNSYRPCPLAQQYIGITVKKPLQRFQLMNDICYEKVIGVAGKHQVLIFVHSRKETTKTARAIRDTALANDTLGIFLKEDSASREILHEHTELVKSNDLKDLLPYGLAIHNAGMARADRQLVEELFADGHIQVLVSTATLAWGVNLPAHTVIIKGTQIYNPEKGAWTELSPLDVMQMLGRAGRPQFDTYGEGIIITGHSELQYYLSLMNQQLPIESQFVSKLADQLNAEIVLGTVQNAKEALNWLGYTYLYIRMVRNPTLYGLSADALTRDLLLVDRRADLVHSAATILDKNNLVKYDRKSGYFQVTDLGRIASYYYITHGTIATYNEHLKPTMSDIELCRLFSLSEEFKYVTVRQDEKMELAKLLDRVPIPIKESLEEPSAKINVLLQAYISQLKLEGLSLTSDMVFITQSAGRLMRALFEIVLKRGWAQLAEKALNLCKMINKRIWSVQTPLRQFHGIKNDMLMKLEKKDLAWERYYDLSSQELGELVRAPKLGRNLHKCIHQFPKLNLAAHVQPITRTILKVELTITPDFQWEDRIHGYVEPFWVIVEDNDGEYILHNEYFLLKKQYIDEDHTLSFTVPIYEPLPPQYFIKVVSDRWLGSLSVLPVSFRHLILPEKYPPPTELLDLQPLPVTALRNPLYEALYQEFKHFNPVQTQVFTVLYNTDDNVLVAAPTGSGKTICAEFAVLRNHQKVSEGVMRAVYIAPVEALAKERYNEWKKKFGDGLGLRVCELTGETATDLKLLEKGQVIISTPDRWDALSRRWKQRKHIQQVSLFIVDELHLIGGQGGPVLEVIVSRMRYIASQGHNIRIVALSTSLANAKDLGEWIGATSHGLFNFPPGVRPVPLEIHIQGIDIANFEARMQAMSKPTYTAIVQHAKNGKPAIVFVPTRKHARLTAVDLMTYSSAESTYENGEKPLFLLQSENEISPFIERIKEPMLKETLVYGVGYLHEGLTTTDQDIVRTLFETGCIQVCVMSGTMCWGVSLRAHLVVVMGTQYYDGRENAHTDYPVTDLLQMMGHASRPLVDNSGKCVIFCHAPRKEYYKKFLFEAFPVESHLHHHLHDNLNAEVVVEVIANKQDAVDYLTWTFMYRRLTQNPNYYNLQGVSQRHLSDHLSELVENTLSDLEASKCVTIEDDYDLSPLNLGMIASYYYISYTTIERFSSSLTTKTKLKGLLEILASASEYEQLPVRPGEEDLIRRLIHHQRFSFENPKYADPHVKANALLQAHFARQTVGGNLGSDQQEVVLSASRLLQAMVDVISSNGWLSLALLAMEVSQMVTQGMWERDSVLLQLPHFTKDVAKRCQENPGRSIETVFDLVEMEDDERRELLQMSDPQLMDIAKFCNRFPNIDLSYDVVDGDNIRAGEEFTMVVTLERDLEGRTEVGPVDAPRYPKGKEEGWWLVVGDTKSNQLLAIKRVSLQRKAKVKLDNITAPSDAVGKKSFTLYFMCDSYMGCDQEYSFSVDVKAGTAEENE, encoded by the exons ATGGCACATTTAGGTGGTGGTGCTGAGGCACATGCCCGGTTTAAACAGTATGAATACAGAGCCAACTCGAGCCTTGTGTTGACAACCGATTCTCGGCCAAGAGATACGCATGAGCCAACTGGGGAGCCTGAGTCTTTGTATGGGAAGATAGACCCCAAGAGTTTTGGTGACCGTGCTTACAGAGGGAGACCTGCAGAGTTGGATGAGAAAATCACCaagtccaagaagaagaaggaacgTGAACCATCATCACTTGCTTCTGCTGAAGCTGGGAATAACAGACAGAGCAAGAGGCGCCGTCTTCAAGAAGAAAGTGTCCTTACATCAACAGAGGAAGGGGTTTATCAGCCAAAGACGAAAGAAACTCGAGCTGCATATGAGGCAATGCTTAGTGTCATACAGACACAATTGGGTGGTCAGCCTTTGAATATTGTAAGTGGTGCTGCAGACGAGATCTTGGCTGTGCTCAAGAATGATACTTTGAAGAACCCGGACAAGaagaaggatattgagaaatTGCTAAACCCTATACCGAGCCAGGTGTTTGATCAGTTAGTCTCTATTGGGAGGCTTATAACAGATTTTCAAGATGCAGGCAGTGATGCTGCTGGGTCTAATGCTGCAAATGGTGAAGATGCTcttgatgatgatgttggtgtaGCTGTTGAATTCGAAGAGAATGAAGAGGACGATGAAGAGAGTGATCTTGATATTGTACAGgaagatgatgatgaggaagaagatgatgttTTGGACAGAGATGGAAACAATGCTATGCAAATGGGTGGGGGTATGGATGATGACGACTCACAAGAAGCTAATGAGGGTATGACGCTTAATGTACAGGACATTGATGCTTATTGGCTTCAGAGGAAGATCTCCCAGGCTTATGAGCAGCAGATTGATCCACAGCAAAGCCAGAAGCTTGCTGAAGAGGTACTGAAGATTCTTGAAGAAGGTGATGACCGTGAAGTCGAAACGAAGCTATTGGTGCATCTTCAGTTTGATAAGTTCAGTCTGATAAAGTACCTTTTGAGGAACAGACTGAAGATTGTGTGGTGTACACGTCTTGCAAGGGCTGAAGATCAAGATCAAAGGAAGCAAATTGAAGAACAAATGATGGGACTGGGGCCTGATTTGGCTGCAATATTGGAACAACTGCATGCCACAAGGGCAACAGCAAAAGAGAGGCAGAAGAACTTGGAGAAAAGCATAAGAGAAGAAGCAAGGCGGTTGAAGGATGAGAGTGGTGGTGGAAATGGGGATCGTGGTCGAAGGGATGTTGCTGACAGGGATGCTGAGAACGGTTGGTTAAATGGTCAAAGACAGTTGCTTGATCTGGAGAGCATCGCGTTTCAGCAAGGTGGTCTTTTGATGGCAAATAAGAAGTGTGAGCTTCCTTTAGGCTCTTACAGAAATCACAGCAAGGGATACGAAGAGGTTCATGTGCCAGCGTTGAAGCCCAAACCACTTGCTCCTGATGAGAAGCTTGTAAAGATCTCAACCATGCCAAGCTGGGCACAACCAGCTTTTGAGGGGATGAATCAGTTAAATAGGGTTCAGAGTAAAGTTTATGAGACAGCTCTGTTCAAAGCAGACAATCTTTTACTCTGTGCCCCCACTGGAGCAGGGAAGACCAATGTTGCTATGCTCACGATTCTGCAACAGATAGGTTTGCATATGAATGAGGATGGTACGTTCAACCACAATGACTACAAGATTGTCTATGTGGCACCAATGAAAGCCCTTGTTGCTGAAGTTGTTGGTAACCTGTCCAATCGTTTGAAGCACTATGGTGTCACTGTGATGGAGTTGAGTGGAGATCAGTCTTTGACCCGTCAACAAATTGAAGAAACCCAAATCATTGTCACCACTCCAGAAAAATGGGATATTATCACTAGAAAATCCGGAGATCGCACTTACACTCAACTTGTTAAGCTTCTAATTATTGATGAAATTCATCTTCTGCATGATAACAGAGGACCTGTTCTCGAGAGTATTGTGGCAAGAACTGTTAGACAAATTGAGACCACAAAGGAACATATTCGGTTGGTTGGGCTATCTGCAACACTTCCCAATTATGATGATGTTGCGTTATTTATGCGAGTTGACTTGGAGAAAGGCCTGTTTCATTTTGACAATAGTTACAGACCTTGCCCACTTGCTCAACAGTATATTGGAATTACAGTAAAGAAGCCATTGCAGAGATTTCAATTGATGAATGATATTTGTTATGAAAAGGTGATTGGAGTGGCCGGAAAGCATCAGGTGCTTATCTTTGTTCATTCAAGGAAAGAAACAACAAAGACTGCGCGTGCAATTAGAGACACTGCTCTTGCCAATGACACCCTGGGGATCTTTTTGAAAGAAGACAGTGCAAGTCGTGAAATTCTCCATGAACATACTGAGCTTGTGAAAAGCAATGATCTTAAGGATCTGTTACCTTATGGTCTTGCAATTCACAATGCAGGAATGGCTAGGGCTGATCGTCAACTTGTTGAGGAACTGTTTGCTGATGGACACATTCAAGTACTTGTTTCAACAGCTACTCTTGCATGGGGTGTGAACTTGCCTGCCCACACTGTGATTATCAAAGGAACCCAGATTTATAATCCAGAAAAAGGAGCCTGGACAGAGCTTAGTCCTCTGGATGTCATGCAGATGTTGGGTCGTGCAGGGAGGCCACAGTTTGATACTTATGGTGAAGGAATCATTATAACTGGACACAGTGAGCTGCAGTACTATCTTTCATTGATGAATCAACAGCTTCCTATTGAAAGTCAGTTTGTGTCCAAATTGGCTGATCAGTTGAATGCAGAAATAGTCCTTGGAACCGTACAGAATGCAAAAGAAGCCCTCAATTGGCTTGGTTACACTTATTTATACATTCGTATGGTGCGCAACCCTACACTTTATGGTTTATCAGCCGATGCTCTGACAAGAGATCTTTTACTTGTAGATAGGAGAGCTGATCTG GTCCATTCTGCAGCTACAATACTGGATAAAAACAATCTGGTGAAGTATGATAGAAAAAGTGGGTATTTTCAGGTTACTGATTTGGGTCGAATCGCAAGTTACTACTACATAACTCATGGAACTATTGCTACTTACAATGAGCATTTGAAGCCTACCATGAGCGATATTGAGCTTTGCAGATTATTTTCACTGAGTGAGGAGTTCAAATATGTAACAGTAAGGCAAGATGAGAAGATGGAACTTGCAAAGCTTTTGGACCGTGTTCCTATTCCCATCAAGGAAAGTTTGGAAGAGCCCAGTGCAAAGATCAATGTCTTACTCCAGGCTTATATTTCTCAGTTAAAGCTTGAAGGACTGTCTTTGACATCTGACATGGTGTTCATAACTCAG AGTGCGGGACGTCTTATGCGTGCTCTTTTTGAGATTGTATTGAAAAGAGGATGGGCACAGTTAGCCGAGAAAGCCTTGAACCTGTGCAAAATGATTAACAAGAGGATCTGGAGTGTCCAAACCCCACTACGCCAATTTCACGGGATTAAAAATGACATGCTGATGAAACTGGAGAAGAAGGATCTGGCATGGGAAAGATATTATGATCTGTCATCACAAGAGCTAGGGGAACTTGTTAGAGCACCAAAGTTAGGGAGAAATCTTCACAAATGCATTCACCAATTCCCAAAGCTTAATCTTGCAGCACATGTTCAACCAATCACCCGTACCATCTTGAAGGTGGAACTCACTATTACTCCAGACTTTCAGTGGGAAGATAGGATTCATGGGTATGTGGAGCCGTTTTGGGTGATTGTAGAAGATAATGATGGGGAATACATACTCCATAATGAGTATTTCTTGTTGAAGAAACAATACATTGATGAGGATCACACTTTGAGTTTCACAGTCCCGATATATGAACCTTTGCCACCTCAGTACTTCATTAAGGTTGTCTCAGACAGATGGCTTGGTTCCCTGTCTGTTTTGCCCGTTTCTTTCCGCCACTTAATCTTACCGGAAAAGTACCCTCCACCAACAGAGCTGCTGGACTTGCAGCCACTCCCTGTGACTGCTTTGAGAAATCCTTTATACGAAGCACTTTATCAAGAATTCAAACACTTTAACCCTGTCCAAACTCAAGTCTTCACAGTTCTATACAACACCGATGACAATGTGTTGGTTGCTGCACCAACTGGCAGTGGGAAGACCATTTGTGCAGAGTTTGCAGTTTTAAGGAACCATCAGAAAGTTTCAGAGGGAGTGATGCGTGCTGTTTACATTGCTCCTGTTGAAGCACTTGCCAAGGAGCGATATAATGAATGGAAAAAGAAATTTGGAGATGGTCTTGGGCTGAGGGTGTGTGAGTTGACAGGGGAAACAGCCACAGATTTGAAGCTTCTTGAAAAAGGGCAGGTGATAATCAGCACTCCGGATAGATGGGATGCTTTGTCTCGTAGATGGAAGCAGCGAAAGCATATTCAGCAGGTAAGTCTTTTTATTGTTGATGAGTTGCATTTGATTGGGGGTCAAGGTGGGCCAGTGTTGGAGGTGATAGTCTCTAGGATGAGATACATTGCTAGTCAAGGTCATAACATTCGAATAGTGGCACTATCCACTTCACTTGCAAATGCCAAAGATTTAGGTGAATGGATTGGGGCCACATCACATGGTCTTTTCAATTTCCCACCAGGTGTTAGGCCTGTACCTTTGGAAATCCATATTCAGGGGATAGACATAGCCAACTTTGAAGCCAGAATGCAAGCCATGAGCAAACCTACTTACACTGCTATTGTCCAACATGCCAAGAATGGAAAACCAGCCATTGTCTTTGTTCCAACAAGGAAGCATGCAAGGTTAACTGCTGTGGATCTGATGACATATTCGAGTGCTGAAAGTACATACGAGAATGGAGAGAAGCCTTTGTTCTTACTTCAATCTGAAAATGAGATAAGCCCGTTTATTGAGCGGATTAAGGAACCCATGTTGAAGGAAACTCTGGTCTATGGTGTGGGATATCTGCATGAGGGTCTAACAACAACTGACCAAGATATAGTCAGGACACTGTTTGAAACTGGTTGTATTCAGGTATGTGTGATGAGTGGTACAATGTGTTGGGGGGTTTCTCTTCGTGCACATTTGGTGGTGGTTATGGGAACACAGTACTATGATGGCCGAGAAAACGCACACACCGATTATCCGGTTACCGATCTTCTTCAGATGATGGGCCATGCAAGTCGGCCTCTTGTGGATAACTCTGGAAAGTGTGTCATCTTCTGCCATGCACCACGTAAGGAATACTACAAGAAGTTCTTATTCGAAGCATTCCCAGTTGAAAGCCATCTGCATCACCATCTACATGATAATTTGAACGCTGAGGTGGTTGTTGAAGTGATTGCCAACAAGCAAGATGCTGTTGATTATCTGACCTGGACATTCATGTACAGGAGGCTGACACAGAACCCAAATTACTACAATCTTCAAGGTGTCAGTCAAAGGCATCTATCTGATCACTTGTCTGAACTTGTGGAGAACACTTTAAGCGACCTGGAAGCGAGTAAATGTGTTACGATTGAAGATGATTATGATCTTTCCCCTTTGAATCTTGGTATGATTGCTTCTTATTATTACATCAGCTACACTACAATAGAACGGTTCAGTTCTTCTCTGACCACCAAGACAAAGCTGAAGGGCCTTTTGGAGATTTTGGCTTCCGCTTCAGAGTATGAACAACTTCCTGTTCGCCCAGGAGAAGAGGATTTGATACGTAGGTTGATCCATCATCAGAGGTTTTCCTTTGAGAACCCTAAATACGCGGACCCACACGTAAAGGCGAATGCACTGCTACAAGCTCACTTTGCTAGACAAACGGTAGGTGGGAATCTTGGTTCTGACCAGCAAGAAGTGGTGCTATCTGCAAGTAGGCTGCTTCAGGCCATGGTTGATGTTATTTCAAGCAACGGGTGGCTTAGCTTGGCTCTTCTGGCCATGGAAGTGAGCCAGATGGTGACTCAGGGCATGTGGGAGAGAGACTCTGTTCTGTTACAGCTGCCTCATTTTACAAAAGATGTAGCCAAGAGATGCCAGGAAAACCCTGGAAGAAGTATAGAGACTGTGTTTGACTTGGTGGAAATGGAGGATGATGAGAGAAGGGAGCTGTTGCAGATGTCGGATCCTCAGCTCATGGATATCGCAAAGTTTTGCAACCGGTTCCCTAATATCGATTTGTCGTACGATGTGGTGGATGGTGACAACATTAGGGCTGGAGAGGAGTTCACTATGGTGGTGACTCTTGAAAGGGATTTGGAGGGTAGGACCGAGGTGGGACCGGTGGATGCCCCGAGGTATCCAAAAGGGAAAGAGGaagggtggtggttggtggttggTGACACAAAGAGCAACCAGTTGCTTGCAATCAAGAGGGTTTCGTTGCAGAGGAAGGCCAAGGTGAAGCTTGATAACATAACTGCTCCTAGTGACGCAGTTGGGAAGAAGAGCTTTACTCTGTATTTCATGTGCGACTCTTACATGGGGTGCGATCAGGAGTATAGTTTCTCTGTTGATGTTAAAGCAGGAACAGCGGAAGAGAATgaatga